One segment of Clarias gariepinus isolate MV-2021 ecotype Netherlands chromosome 6, CGAR_prim_01v2, whole genome shotgun sequence DNA contains the following:
- the LOC128527094 gene encoding zinc finger E-box-binding homeobox 1-like isoform X2 yields MTFTSAKEECSLGSEGEDEGCAWGTDVQDERNEQDKMSLTPSEGTEAGSPARSARAQSLSPSLEHWDETERTTLPSTTGETENSGYTQKDARVVEDWTRYDFLMQLRKVSHLTDSQNSQQHNGSLASYHTSGVQDDTPSALSPGLQESPEGKDADPGSPNPTGTEMQVCPFCQRSYQQGNYLREHMKLCQEREGEHSVCPLCGYSTPYRAQMERHMALHVQVKEKNSVSDPNMENRKFKCTQCGKAFKYKHHLKEHLRIHSGEKPYECSNCKKRFSHSGSYSSHLSSKKCLNGGGAGNGAYFNGHSHPAYLFPSPTSPPVAGSRNMNRGKSSPYGPLSHCYTEQLANLGQESTASALRASDLSGPWDSVAAMRMGVFKGTTLLPLLHSGGKFEQLLQEMLRNEVVKDERLGRRQDREEEDKTERREGKSDMPVGAVSCQRCFQLFPNEVVLKQHERYLCKGKDEQDAVQMHCIKDGSPLNFSRVSQNLYHTPKTPTTPNGMSRELSSPQRASWHSLPQQLLVPLQSPLHFRSDPAHAYWSNRKTDSPGNSSIMSPTSPSLQERQRPGFSSPVVTSPCQAPQHRPSPRSEVSQSEPLDLSIPKARKSSEPGSDCNGSSPHTGHMDVEHMTRRSSPLSHHEVGGNYRPLFGSAVFSNYPFFNPIMSGGLAAMGRNGLTSLSLTPPAPSPGFLSPITYMMEADSETMLKRMHQEINVMCDARTRGSLDYLALMEEGLDGDNGPGRKRLRKTEEGLYACDICDKSFQKSSSLLRHKYEHTGKRPHECQICKKAFKHKHHLIEHSRLHSGEKPYQCDKCGKRFSHSGSYSQHMNHRYAFCGRDNDPDGQGEEQVLGDAPLYTSTHTKHHAETRDNSLCLEETATFLSDSSLDGAPLGFRAGEEDEDEEEEEEETLLSNHAHKRREERRMELEDRRRQSCEESKKKNKKEAEGQDTKNDYHSSNIEVEPDEEQRDMKREMV; encoded by the exons ATGACCTTTACCTCTGCTAAAGAAG AGTGCTCTCTGGGCTCTGAGGGAGAGGATGAGGGGTGTGCATGGGGGACGGATGTGCAGGATGAAAGAAATGAACAAGATAAGATGAGTTTGACACCCAGCGAGGGCACGGAGGCTGGAAGCCCTGCTCGCTCCGCCCGTGCCCAGAGCCTGAGCCCCTCGCTGGAGCACTGGGACGAGACTGAGAGGACGACGCTCCCGAGTACCACCGGAGAGACAGAGAATAGTGGATACA CACAGAAAGATGCCCGTGTTGTAGAGGACTGGACTCGCTATGACTTCCTCATGCAGCTGAGAAAAGTGTCCCACCTTACTGACTCACAAAACAGCCAGCAGCACAACGGCTCCCTCGCGTCCTATCACACCTCTGGCGTGCAGGACGACACACCGTCCGCCTTGTCGCCGGGCCTTCAGGAGTCACCTGAGGGAAAAG ACGCAGACCCTGGGAGCCCTAATCCCACAGGGACAGAAATGCAGGTGTGTCCCTTTTGCCAGCGGTCATATCAGCAGGGCAACTATCTCAGAGAACACATGAAGCTGTGccaggagagggagggagagcacAGCGTGTGTCCGCTCTGTGGCTACAGCACTCCGTACAGGGCACAGATGGAGCGGCACATGGCACTACACGTCCAGGTTAAAGAGAAG AATTCCGTGTCTGACCCCAACATGGAAAACCGGAAGTTTAAGTGCACACAGTGTGGAAAAGCCTTTAAATACAAGCATCATCTTAAGGAGCATCTTCGTATTCATAGTG GTGAGAAGCCCTATGAGTGCTCCAACTGTAAGAAACGTTTCAGTCACTCAGGCTCCTACAGCTCACACCTGAGCAGCAAAAAGTGTCTCAATGGGGGCGGAGCAGGAAATGGTGCATATTTCAATGGCCACTCTCACCCTGCCTACCTCTTCCCCTCCCCAACATCACCCCCTGTAGCTGGAAGCAGGAACATGAACAGAGGGAAGAGCTCTCCATATGGCCCTCTAAGTCACTGCTACACAGAGCAACTGGCCAATCTCGGACAGGAATCTACCGCTTCCGCTCTCCGAGCTTCTGATCTAAGCGGGCCGTGGGATTCGGTTGCGGCCATGAGGATGGGGGTATTTAAAGGGACTACACTTTTGCCCTTACTGCACTCTGGTGGCAAGTTTGAACAGCTCCTTCAGGAAATGCTCCGAAACGAAGTGGTGAAGGATGAGCGGCTTGGACGCAGGCAGGACCGGGAAGAAGAAGACAAAACAGaaagacgagaggggaaaagtGACATGCCTGTCGGGGCCGTATCATGTCAGCGCTGCTTCCAGCTCTTTCCAAATGAAGTAGTTTTAAAGCAGCATGAGCGATATCTGTGCAAGGGAAAGGATGAGCAGGATGCTGTACAAATGCACTGCATCAAAGACGGATCACCGCTCAACTTCTCACGTGTCTCCCAAAACCTTTACCACACACCAAAGACTCCTACAACCCCTAACGGAATGAGCCGAGAGCTTTCTTCTCCACAGCGGGCATCCTGGCATTCACTTCCGCAGCAGCTACTTGTGCCTCTGCAGTCACCTTTGCACTTTCGTTCCGATCCCGCACATGCCTACTGGtcaaacagaaagacagacagccCTGGAAACTCCAGCATCATGAGCCCTACCTCGCCCTCGCTACAGGAGCGCCAGCGTCCAGGCTTCAGCTCTCCAGTGGTCACATCACCATGCCAGGCTCCTCAACACAGACCATCGCCCAGATCGGAGGTGTCTCAGAGCGAACCCCTAGACCTCTCCATTCCCAAAGCACGTAAAAGCTCAGAGCCTGGCTCGGACTGCAACGGCAGCTCACCACATACAGGCCACATGGATGTGGAGCACATGACCAGAAGATCAAGCCCACTATCCCATCATGAAGTAGGCGGGAACTATAGACCCTTATTCGGAAGTGCAGTTTTCAGCAACTACCCCTTTTTTAATCCAATCATGTCAGGTGGGCTCGCAGCGATGGGGCGTAACGGCCTGACGTCACTTTCTCTAACACCACCGGCACCCAGCCCTGGGTTTCTCTCCCCCATAACATATATGATGGAGGCAGATTCTGAGACCATGCTGAAGAGAATGCATCAGGAGATAAATGTCATG TGTGATGCCAGAACTCGAGGAAGTCTGGACTACCTCGCCTTAATGGAGGAAGGGCTGGATGGAGACAATGGTCCAGGGAGAAAGAGACTCAGGAAAACAGAGGAAGGATTATACGCCTGTGACATCTGTGATAAAAGCTTCCAAAAGAGCAGCTCTTTGCTTCGCCACAAATATGAGCACACAG GAAAGCGTCCACATGAGTGCCAGATCTGTAAGAAAGCCTTTAAACACAAGCACCACCTGATCGAGCACAGCCGGCTTCACTCGGGAGAAAAGCCCTATCAGTGTGATAAATGTGGCAAGCGCTTCTCACACTCGGGCTCCTACTCACAGCACATGAACCATCGCTATGCTTTCTGCGGCCGAGACAATGACCCGGACGGCCAGGGAGAGGAGCAGGTTTTGGGGGACGCACCTCtctacacaagcacacacaccaaGCATCATGCTGAGACGAGAGACAATTCTCTGTGCCTAGAGGAAACAGCCACGTTCCTCAGTGATTCCAGCCTGGACGGGGCTCCACTGGGATTCAGAGCAggagaggaggatgaggacgaggaggaggaggaagaagaaaccTTGCTTAGTAATCATGCACACAAGAGAAGGGAGGAAAGAAGAATGGAGTTAGAGGACAGAAGGAGACAGTCATGTGAAGAgagcaagaagaaaaataaaaaggaggcTGAGGGCCAGGACACAAAAAATGATTATCACAGTAGCAATATCGAAGTGGAGCCTGATGAAGAACAAAGAGACATGAAGCGAGAGATGGTATGA
- the LOC128527094 gene encoding zinc finger E-box-binding homeobox 1-like isoform X1, with protein sequence MAEASRGKRRKQPNPRRNRECSLGSEGEDEGCAWGTDVQDERNEQDKMSLTPSEGTEAGSPARSARAQSLSPSLEHWDETERTTLPSTTGETENSGYTQKDARVVEDWTRYDFLMQLRKVSHLTDSQNSQQHNGSLASYHTSGVQDDTPSALSPGLQESPEGKDADPGSPNPTGTEMQVCPFCQRSYQQGNYLREHMKLCQEREGEHSVCPLCGYSTPYRAQMERHMALHVQVKEKNSVSDPNMENRKFKCTQCGKAFKYKHHLKEHLRIHSGEKPYECSNCKKRFSHSGSYSSHLSSKKCLNGGGAGNGAYFNGHSHPAYLFPSPTSPPVAGSRNMNRGKSSPYGPLSHCYTEQLANLGQESTASALRASDLSGPWDSVAAMRMGVFKGTTLLPLLHSGGKFEQLLQEMLRNEVVKDERLGRRQDREEEDKTERREGKSDMPVGAVSCQRCFQLFPNEVVLKQHERYLCKGKDEQDAVQMHCIKDGSPLNFSRVSQNLYHTPKTPTTPNGMSRELSSPQRASWHSLPQQLLVPLQSPLHFRSDPAHAYWSNRKTDSPGNSSIMSPTSPSLQERQRPGFSSPVVTSPCQAPQHRPSPRSEVSQSEPLDLSIPKARKSSEPGSDCNGSSPHTGHMDVEHMTRRSSPLSHHEVGGNYRPLFGSAVFSNYPFFNPIMSGGLAAMGRNGLTSLSLTPPAPSPGFLSPITYMMEADSETMLKRMHQEINVMCDARTRGSLDYLALMEEGLDGDNGPGRKRLRKTEEGLYACDICDKSFQKSSSLLRHKYEHTGKRPHECQICKKAFKHKHHLIEHSRLHSGEKPYQCDKCGKRFSHSGSYSQHMNHRYAFCGRDNDPDGQGEEQVLGDAPLYTSTHTKHHAETRDNSLCLEETATFLSDSSLDGAPLGFRAGEEDEDEEEEEEETLLSNHAHKRREERRMELEDRRRQSCEESKKKNKKEAEGQDTKNDYHSSNIEVEPDEEQRDMKREMV encoded by the exons AGTGCTCTCTGGGCTCTGAGGGAGAGGATGAGGGGTGTGCATGGGGGACGGATGTGCAGGATGAAAGAAATGAACAAGATAAGATGAGTTTGACACCCAGCGAGGGCACGGAGGCTGGAAGCCCTGCTCGCTCCGCCCGTGCCCAGAGCCTGAGCCCCTCGCTGGAGCACTGGGACGAGACTGAGAGGACGACGCTCCCGAGTACCACCGGAGAGACAGAGAATAGTGGATACA CACAGAAAGATGCCCGTGTTGTAGAGGACTGGACTCGCTATGACTTCCTCATGCAGCTGAGAAAAGTGTCCCACCTTACTGACTCACAAAACAGCCAGCAGCACAACGGCTCCCTCGCGTCCTATCACACCTCTGGCGTGCAGGACGACACACCGTCCGCCTTGTCGCCGGGCCTTCAGGAGTCACCTGAGGGAAAAG ACGCAGACCCTGGGAGCCCTAATCCCACAGGGACAGAAATGCAGGTGTGTCCCTTTTGCCAGCGGTCATATCAGCAGGGCAACTATCTCAGAGAACACATGAAGCTGTGccaggagagggagggagagcacAGCGTGTGTCCGCTCTGTGGCTACAGCACTCCGTACAGGGCACAGATGGAGCGGCACATGGCACTACACGTCCAGGTTAAAGAGAAG AATTCCGTGTCTGACCCCAACATGGAAAACCGGAAGTTTAAGTGCACACAGTGTGGAAAAGCCTTTAAATACAAGCATCATCTTAAGGAGCATCTTCGTATTCATAGTG GTGAGAAGCCCTATGAGTGCTCCAACTGTAAGAAACGTTTCAGTCACTCAGGCTCCTACAGCTCACACCTGAGCAGCAAAAAGTGTCTCAATGGGGGCGGAGCAGGAAATGGTGCATATTTCAATGGCCACTCTCACCCTGCCTACCTCTTCCCCTCCCCAACATCACCCCCTGTAGCTGGAAGCAGGAACATGAACAGAGGGAAGAGCTCTCCATATGGCCCTCTAAGTCACTGCTACACAGAGCAACTGGCCAATCTCGGACAGGAATCTACCGCTTCCGCTCTCCGAGCTTCTGATCTAAGCGGGCCGTGGGATTCGGTTGCGGCCATGAGGATGGGGGTATTTAAAGGGACTACACTTTTGCCCTTACTGCACTCTGGTGGCAAGTTTGAACAGCTCCTTCAGGAAATGCTCCGAAACGAAGTGGTGAAGGATGAGCGGCTTGGACGCAGGCAGGACCGGGAAGAAGAAGACAAAACAGaaagacgagaggggaaaagtGACATGCCTGTCGGGGCCGTATCATGTCAGCGCTGCTTCCAGCTCTTTCCAAATGAAGTAGTTTTAAAGCAGCATGAGCGATATCTGTGCAAGGGAAAGGATGAGCAGGATGCTGTACAAATGCACTGCATCAAAGACGGATCACCGCTCAACTTCTCACGTGTCTCCCAAAACCTTTACCACACACCAAAGACTCCTACAACCCCTAACGGAATGAGCCGAGAGCTTTCTTCTCCACAGCGGGCATCCTGGCATTCACTTCCGCAGCAGCTACTTGTGCCTCTGCAGTCACCTTTGCACTTTCGTTCCGATCCCGCACATGCCTACTGGtcaaacagaaagacagacagccCTGGAAACTCCAGCATCATGAGCCCTACCTCGCCCTCGCTACAGGAGCGCCAGCGTCCAGGCTTCAGCTCTCCAGTGGTCACATCACCATGCCAGGCTCCTCAACACAGACCATCGCCCAGATCGGAGGTGTCTCAGAGCGAACCCCTAGACCTCTCCATTCCCAAAGCACGTAAAAGCTCAGAGCCTGGCTCGGACTGCAACGGCAGCTCACCACATACAGGCCACATGGATGTGGAGCACATGACCAGAAGATCAAGCCCACTATCCCATCATGAAGTAGGCGGGAACTATAGACCCTTATTCGGAAGTGCAGTTTTCAGCAACTACCCCTTTTTTAATCCAATCATGTCAGGTGGGCTCGCAGCGATGGGGCGTAACGGCCTGACGTCACTTTCTCTAACACCACCGGCACCCAGCCCTGGGTTTCTCTCCCCCATAACATATATGATGGAGGCAGATTCTGAGACCATGCTGAAGAGAATGCATCAGGAGATAAATGTCATG TGTGATGCCAGAACTCGAGGAAGTCTGGACTACCTCGCCTTAATGGAGGAAGGGCTGGATGGAGACAATGGTCCAGGGAGAAAGAGACTCAGGAAAACAGAGGAAGGATTATACGCCTGTGACATCTGTGATAAAAGCTTCCAAAAGAGCAGCTCTTTGCTTCGCCACAAATATGAGCACACAG GAAAGCGTCCACATGAGTGCCAGATCTGTAAGAAAGCCTTTAAACACAAGCACCACCTGATCGAGCACAGCCGGCTTCACTCGGGAGAAAAGCCCTATCAGTGTGATAAATGTGGCAAGCGCTTCTCACACTCGGGCTCCTACTCACAGCACATGAACCATCGCTATGCTTTCTGCGGCCGAGACAATGACCCGGACGGCCAGGGAGAGGAGCAGGTTTTGGGGGACGCACCTCtctacacaagcacacacaccaaGCATCATGCTGAGACGAGAGACAATTCTCTGTGCCTAGAGGAAACAGCCACGTTCCTCAGTGATTCCAGCCTGGACGGGGCTCCACTGGGATTCAGAGCAggagaggaggatgaggacgaggaggaggaggaagaagaaaccTTGCTTAGTAATCATGCACACAAGAGAAGGGAGGAAAGAAGAATGGAGTTAGAGGACAGAAGGAGACAGTCATGTGAAGAgagcaagaagaaaaataaaaaggaggcTGAGGGCCAGGACACAAAAAATGATTATCACAGTAGCAATATCGAAGTGGAGCCTGATGAAGAACAAAGAGACATGAAGCGAGAGATGGTATGA